In Methanomicrobium antiquum, one DNA window encodes the following:
- the upp gene encoding uracil phosphoribosyltransferase, whose translation MAVISVSHPLVTHKLGMLRCINTNSKDFRELITELTTFLTYEATKNFELEETSVPGWEGKPVAVKKMAGIDPSIVPVFRAGIGMQEGFLQVIPTAKISYMGYYRDEETLKPKLYYAKFASDISKRRVYVLDPMLATGGTTSSVCSLLKKEGCSDIKVLCILAAPEGISRMEADHPDVDIMPAVIDSHLNEKGYIVPGLGDAGDRLFGTK comes from the coding sequence ATGGCTGTAATTTCTGTTTCCCATCCTCTGGTAACTCATAAGCTTGGAATGCTTCGCTGTATTAATACAAATTCAAAGGATTTCAGGGAGCTTATAACAGAACTTACAACTTTTCTTACATATGAGGCGACAAAGAACTTTGAACTTGAAGAGACTTCTGTTCCCGGATGGGAGGGAAAGCCGGTAGCGGTTAAAAAAATGGCCGGAATCGATCCTTCAATTGTACCTGTTTTCAGAGCCGGAATAGGGATGCAGGAAGGATTTTTACAGGTGATTCCCACAGCTAAAATAAGCTATATGGGCTATTATCGTGATGAGGAAACGTTAAAGCCAAAGCTTTACTATGCAAAATTTGCATCTGATATCAGCAAAAGAAGAGTCTATGTTCTTGACCCTATGCTTGCAACCGGAGGAACAACATCTTCTGTATGCAGTCTGCTTAAAAAAGAAGGTTGCAGTGACATCAAAGTTCTCTGTATTCTTGCCGCACCGGAGGGAATTTCAAGAATGGAGGCTGATCATCCTGATGTTGATATAATGCCTGCCGTTATTGACTCCCACCTGAATGAAAAAGGATACATTGTTCCGGGTCTTGGCGATGCCGGCGACAGGCTTTTTGGAACAAAATAA
- a CDS encoding WD40 repeat domain-containing protein: protein MFIKPGYSPKFLIFLILIAVIIIPAQALSPLWVSNLTEIDQNIQDTGGHSLEFLAISDDGSSVATATFDGSIYFIDESGIVFWNKTARNENSEILALSLSPDGNYLVISDAGSSPASNPKKRLTLLNRQGEELWNHSIRTFIYNLAVSSDGLYSVFGSHENITCVNRNGSIMWNHPVISPVISLDISDDCEYIVAVTENGGVFCLNQSGSILWENKFLESCDIKISDDGNYVCLSSPSQRRLYFLDNIGNILWNKTLPQGTKFAESKISYNGEEIVLRTTKAVSGYNQSGGLRWNYITKYQQTLPHPISATVFSLSKNGRHSVFAMGESLILLNDKGNETGTFSCDNRIKGVAISSEGTGIVAITDNELYYFCNPDAGLKGLTDLSSDTKQSDVIPDEKSPLKQTKQSPIPLFTVIFSAGLVSLFMKRRNRTAKK from the coding sequence GTGTTTATTAAACCCGGATATTCACCCAAATTTCTAATTTTTTTAATATTAATCGCAGTCATCATTATTCCCGCCCAGGCATTATCTCCCCTGTGGGTATCAAACCTTACCGAAATTGACCAGAACATTCAGGATACAGGCGGTCACTCTTTAGAATTTCTGGCCATTTCGGATGATGGCAGCAGCGTTGCTACAGCAACATTTGACGGCAGCATATATTTCATAGATGAGTCAGGAATAGTTTTTTGGAACAAAACAGCCAGAAATGAAAACTCTGAAATTCTCGCTTTAAGCCTTTCACCCGACGGAAACTATCTTGTAATTTCAGATGCGGGTTCTTCTCCAGCATCAAATCCCAAAAAAAGGTTAACCCTCTTAAACAGGCAGGGTGAGGAATTATGGAATCATTCAATCAGGACATTTATATACAATCTGGCAGTCTCGTCAGACGGTTTATACAGTGTATTCGGGTCTCATGAAAATATCACATGCGTAAATAGGAATGGATCAATCATGTGGAATCACCCGGTTATCTCTCCTGTAATCTCGCTTGACATATCAGACGATTGCGAATATATTGTCGCTGTAACAGAAAACGGTGGAGTATTCTGCCTGAACCAAAGCGGTTCCATATTATGGGAAAATAAATTTTTGGAGTCCTGTGATATAAAAATTTCAGATGACGGAAATTATGTCTGCCTGTCCAGTCCATCCCAAAGAAGGCTTTATTTTCTGGATAATATAGGAAATATTCTCTGGAACAAGACTTTACCGCAAGGAACAAAATTTGCAGAAAGCAAGATTTCCTATAATGGAGAAGAGATAGTGTTACGAACAACCAAAGCCGTCTCTGGCTATAACCAGTCAGGAGGACTCAGGTGGAATTATATTACAAAATACCAGCAGACTTTGCCCCATCCGATATCCGCCACGGTCTTTTCATTATCCAAAAACGGCCGGCATTCGGTCTTTGCCATGGGCGAGTCTCTCATTCTTTTAAATGATAAAGGAAACGAAACAGGGACATTTTCCTGTGATAACCGGATAAAAGGTGTTGCCATATCATCCGAAGGCACCGGTATTGTGGCAATCACAGATAATGAGTTATATTATTTTTGTAATCCCGATGCCGGTTTGAAAGGACTTACAGACCTCTCATCTGATACTAAACAATCAGATGTTATACCGGATGAAAAATCTCCACTAAAGCAGACAAAACAATCACCAATCCCTTTATTTACTGTAATTTTTAGTGCCGGATTAGTAAGTCTCTTCATGAAACGCAGAAACAGGACTGCTAAAAAATGA